TACATTTTTTTAAATCAGAAATATCTAATGTTGCAATTATATTTTCATTTAATTTTAGATTAGGATAATATTGAGAATTATGTCTATCATTATTAATATCATCACAAAGGTCTTGTTTTCTTACATGTAAAATTACCTGTTCTACATTTTCACTTACACGCTGTGCAAGAGCGGTACCCATAGTACCTGCACCTACAACGCCGACATTAATATTCATTAACACACCTTTCAATTTTAAATTTATATTATATTTAATATTTATTCTTTAAAGATTCTTTAATATATCTTTTAATAAATTTATCTAGCTCAGGATTAAATTTACTTTTTTCTAAACCTAATTTGATTTTATCTGTAAATGTTCCTTTAAGTTCACGACCACTCCATTTAACTTCTTCTTCAACTCTTTTTCCGTATTTAGTTCCAAACATTTTAAATAATGGGAATTTTGTAATTCCGTTAGCTCCACTTAAAATTAATATTCCAATATTAGCTAAATTATCAATCCAGGTTCCACATATAATTTCTATTTTTGGAAAAGCTAGCCTAACATGTGACACGACTTGAGCATAATAAAGAGAAGCAGGCTGTGATGAGTTAGCATAAATTGTTTCTTTATGGGGATTTAATGAGTAAAATATTACTCTATCAATTTTGTGATTTTTAATATAGTTTAAGAGATAATCCATATCCTCTAATGTTTCTCCAAGGCCTAAAATTATAGTAATAGCTTTTTTAAATCCTAAGTCACCTGAAATATCTAACATTTGACTTATATCATCTAAGCTTTTACTTGGACATATTTTATCATGAAGTTTTGGGTTAACTATTTCAATAGCACCAGTAATTCCTTTGATTTCATTACCAAATTCTTCTAAATCATTTGTAATTCCAGTATTTAACCAAACTCCATCACCAGTAATTTCTTTGATATTTGCAGCTATTTTTTTAATTTCTTTGGTGCTAAAAGACTCATAACCTCCAGATAAAAATTCAATATTCCAATCAAGTCTTTTACACATTTCTGCTTCAGCATAGATATTATTGATGTTTCTTTTGGCTTTTCTTGGATCTTTAATTTTGTTTTTTTGTGTAGACATGTAACAAAATGCACAATCACCTTTATCACACCACCAGGATAAGAATAT
The window above is part of the Methanobrevibacter oralis genome. Proteins encoded here:
- a CDS encoding radical SAM protein; amino-acid sequence: MIEMDNNIFDLMKKANEITLKNHGNIITLERAIFLSWWCDKGDCAFCYMSTQKNKIKDPRKAKRNINNIYAEAEMCKRLDWNIEFLSGGYESFSTKEIKKIAANIKEITGDGVWLNTGITNDLEEFGNEIKGITGAIEIVNPKLHDKICPSKSLDDISQMLDISGDLGFKKAITIILGLGETLEDMDYLLNYIKNHKIDRVIFYSLNPHKETIYANSSQPASLYYAQVVSHVRLAFPKIEIICGTWIDNLANIGILILSGANGITKFPLFKMFGTKYGKRVEEEVKWSGRELKGTFTDKIKLGLEKSKFNPELDKFIKRYIKESLKNKY